In the genome of Ignavibacteriales bacterium, one region contains:
- a CDS encoding molybdopterin-dependent oxidoreductase yields the protein MNSISRRKFLKISAATVGTVAAVTGPLNSFVNGAVKINSEKEKGIRTVNTFCDMCFWKCGAVGYLRDGNLWKVEGNPLDPLSNGRLCPRGTGGVGAHTDPDRLKSPLLRKSVRGKEEWVQVTWDDALDYIAEKMQKIKSQYGPEAIALFSHGIGGTFFKHTIKAYGSPNISAPSFAQCRGPRDVGFRLTFGEDVSSPERTDIKNAKCLVLIGSHLGENMHNTQVQEFAEAVENDATIIVVDPRFSVAAGKAKYFLPIKPGTDLALLLAWMNVIVQEKLYDIDYVNNYGFGFEQFSAEISSYTPEWAYPETGIDPDVITNTAREMARYKPATLVHPGRHATWYGDDAQRSRAIALLNALLGSWGRKGGFYTPVSMDVPQYPYPSYPTSEKGKVDNPDHKYPFAHETITTGIREATLTGKPYPVKGWFVYATNLLHALPNENETIEAIKKLDLMVVIDVIPSEIAGWADVVLPESVYLERHDDLNVEWFREPFISIRQPVIDSPNDQKPNWWMAKKLAEKLGLGNYYPWKDIEEYFDYRLTAAGYSLKELKQKGIIKGERQPIYFDEGVPVEFPTPSGKIEFYSLQLAEAGFDPVPKYKKPAEPPPGYFRLLFGRTPVHSFSRSQSNRILMDMVNENEVWINIDIASRYGIKSGDYIKLKNTDGIVSNRIKVKATERIRTDCVYMVHGFGHNSKMLKGAYMKGASDAQLITKYEIDPLMGGTAMNVNFVTFEMEA from the coding sequence ATGAATTCAATCTCAAGAAGAAAATTTTTAAAGATAAGTGCTGCTACAGTCGGAACTGTTGCCGCCGTTACCGGACCTCTGAATTCTTTTGTTAACGGCGCAGTAAAAATTAATTCTGAAAAAGAAAAAGGAATCCGCACCGTCAACACTTTTTGTGATATGTGTTTTTGGAAGTGCGGTGCTGTTGGATATTTACGGGACGGAAATCTGTGGAAGGTTGAAGGCAATCCGCTCGACCCATTAAGCAACGGCAGATTATGTCCAAGAGGTACTGGCGGTGTTGGTGCCCATACTGATCCTGACAGGTTAAAGTCTCCACTGCTAAGAAAAAGTGTTCGTGGCAAAGAAGAATGGGTTCAGGTAACGTGGGATGATGCACTCGATTACATCGCTGAAAAAATGCAAAAGATAAAATCACAGTATGGTCCGGAAGCGATAGCCTTATTCAGTCATGGAATAGGCGGAACATTTTTTAAACATACAATTAAAGCTTATGGTTCTCCTAACATAAGCGCGCCTTCATTCGCACAATGCCGCGGACCGCGTGATGTGGGATTCCGTTTAACTTTTGGTGAAGATGTAAGTTCACCCGAAAGAACTGATATTAAAAATGCAAAATGTCTTGTGCTAATAGGTTCACATCTTGGTGAGAATATGCACAACACCCAGGTTCAGGAATTTGCTGAAGCTGTTGAAAATGATGCAACCATAATTGTTGTTGATCCAAGATTTTCAGTTGCCGCAGGTAAAGCGAAATATTTTCTTCCAATAAAACCCGGAACTGATCTTGCCCTCCTGCTTGCATGGATGAATGTTATAGTACAGGAAAAACTTTATGATATTGATTACGTAAACAATTACGGGTTCGGCTTTGAACAATTCTCTGCTGAAATATCTTCCTACACACCTGAATGGGCTTACCCCGAAACCGGAATTGACCCCGATGTGATAACAAATACTGCAAGAGAAATGGCTCGTTATAAACCAGCTACCTTAGTTCATCCGGGAAGACATGCAACATGGTACGGTGACGATGCACAGCGAAGCAGAGCTATAGCTCTGTTAAATGCTTTACTCGGCAGCTGGGGTCGCAAAGGTGGATTCTATACTCCTGTAAGTATGGATGTCCCTCAATATCCTTACCCGTCATACCCGACTTCTGAAAAAGGTAAAGTTGATAACCCTGATCACAAATATCCTTTTGCTCATGAAACAATCACAACCGGAATTAGAGAAGCAACACTAACAGGCAAACCATACCCTGTAAAAGGCTGGTTCGTTTACGCTACCAACCTGCTGCATGCATTACCAAATGAAAATGAAACTATCGAAGCAATAAAGAAATTAGATCTCATGGTTGTTATCGATGTAATCCCGAGTGAAATAGCCGGATGGGCTGATGTTGTACTACCTGAGTCAGTTTACCTTGAACGACATGATGATCTTAATGTTGAATGGTTTAGGGAGCCGTTTATTTCGATAAGACAACCGGTAATTGATTCACCAAATGATCAGAAGCCTAATTGGTGGATGGCAAAAAAACTTGCTGAAAAATTAGGACTCGGCAATTATTATCCGTGGAAAGATATAGAAGAATATTTCGACTACAGGCTGACAGCCGCCGGGTATAGTTTAAAAGAACTAAAACAAAAAGGAATAATCAAAGGTGAAAGGCAACCGATTTATTTTGATGAAGGTGTACCTGTTGAATTCCCTACCCCATCAGGTAAAATAGAATTTTATTCTCTTCAATTAGCTGAAGCCGGGTTTGATCCTGTTCCGAAATATAAAAAACCGGCAGAACCTCCTCCGGGTTACTTCAGATTATTGTTTGGAAGAACACCTGTTCACTCTTTCAGCAGGTCGCAATCAAACAGGATACTCATGGATATGGTCAACGAAAATGAAGTTTGGATAAATATTGATATTGCTTCCAGGTACGGGATAAAATCGGGTGATTATATAAAACTGAAAAATACAGATGGTATAGTAAGCAACAGAATCAAAGTGAAAGCAACTGAAAGAATAAGAACAGATTGTGTTTACATGGTTCATGGTTTTGGTCATAATTCAAAAATGTTAAAAGGCGCTTATATGAAAGGCGCAAGTGATGCACAGCTTATAACAAAATATGAGATCGATCCATTAATGGGCGGCACTGCAATGAATGTCAACTTTGTAACCTTTGAGATGGAGGCATAG
- a CDS encoding molybdenum cofactor guanylyltransferase has protein sequence MFYNNITGIVLAGGKSSRMGVDKSLLTINNKTLVEITFDSLSKIFHRVIIISDKENKFDLNGAEQFEDIFTNLGPLGGIHSGLKHSNDNLNFVISCDLPMVSNELITYLCEHHGNHDVTIPQFSGQIHFLCGVYSRICIQLIEAIFHSGRNDAEPGLKNFNFSIKKLVASLQANIVISDKLHFISPLHFFNVNTPEDLRFIRSKMKSEL, from the coding sequence ATGTTCTACAACAATATAACAGGAATCGTTCTTGCGGGCGGCAAAAGCTCACGGATGGGGGTTGATAAATCTTTACTGACAATTAATAATAAAACTCTTGTAGAAATAACGTTTGATAGTCTTTCAAAGATATTCCACCGGGTAATTATAATATCGGATAAGGAAAATAAATTTGATTTAAATGGCGCTGAACAGTTTGAGGATATTTTTACAAACTTAGGTCCGCTGGGTGGAATTCATTCGGGCTTAAAACATTCAAATGATAATTTAAACTTTGTTATTTCGTGTGACTTGCCGATGGTTAGTAACGAGTTAATCACCTACTTATGCGAACATCACGGCAATCATGATGTAACCATACCTCAGTTCTCAGGACAAATTCATTTTTTATGCGGAGTGTATTCCCGAATATGTATACAATTAATTGAAGCAATATTTCACTCAGGAAGAAATGATGCAGAACCCGGTTTAAAAAATTTCAATTTCAGTATTAAAAAATTAGTTGCTTCACTGCAAGCAAATATTGTCATATCAGACAAACTTCACTTCATAAGTCCTCTTCATTTTTTTAATGTTAACACACCGGAAGACCTCCGGTTTATAAGGTCAAAAATGAAATCAGAATTGTAA
- the nrfD gene encoding polysulfide reductase NrfD, producing MNELSHTRTNHLIDPSMHVWGWEIPVYLFLGGLVAGMMIIAGYFLFMGRHKEPKCSCFYLPIISTIVLSIGMFALFLDLEHKLYFWRLYTTFQLKSPMSWGAWILVLVYPALFANILIRPPEIISNKFRLIASLSEKINRMKNSTRLIGILNISLGVLLGVYTGILLSALGARPLWNTSILWMLFLISGLSAAAAFVHLIAKDVQEREMLAKADNTFLTVELIVIILLIVGALSSTQAHIDAINIILTGPFAASFWVFVVGLGIIIPLIFQVLAVQHKIIHTPVFPIMVIVGGLILRFIIVYAGQYSHWSHTVLGK from the coding sequence ATGAACGAACTTAGTCACACACGGACAAACCATCTTATAGATCCATCCATGCATGTATGGGGATGGGAAATTCCTGTATACCTGTTTCTCGGCGGACTTGTTGCGGGAATGATGATCATTGCAGGTTATTTTCTTTTTATGGGAAGACATAAAGAACCGAAGTGTTCATGCTTTTATCTTCCTATTATAAGTACAATTGTTTTGAGTATCGGTATGTTCGCATTATTCCTTGATCTTGAACATAAACTTTATTTCTGGAGATTGTACACAACCTTCCAGTTGAAGTCACCAATGTCATGGGGTGCGTGGATATTGGTTCTTGTCTACCCTGCATTATTCGCAAACATATTAATTCGTCCGCCTGAAATAATATCGAACAAGTTTAGGCTGATCGCATCTTTATCTGAAAAAATTAACCGGATGAAAAACTCTACAAGATTGATCGGCATTTTAAACATTTCACTTGGAGTATTGCTCGGTGTTTATACAGGAATTTTACTTAGTGCGCTTGGTGCAAGACCTTTATGGAATACATCGATACTCTGGATGTTATTTCTTATATCAGGATTATCGGCAGCAGCGGCATTTGTTCATTTGATTGCAAAGGATGTGCAGGAACGGGAGATGCTCGCAAAAGCTGACAATACTTTTTTAACAGTCGAATTAATAGTTATCATATTACTGATCGTTGGAGCTTTAAGTTCAACGCAGGCACATATTGATGCCATCAATATTATTTTGACAGGACCATTCGCGGCATCATTCTGGGTATTTGTGGTTGGATTGGGAATCATCATACCTCTGATCTTCCAGGTACTGGCGGTTCAACACAAAATAATTCATACACCGGTTTTCCCCATCATGGTTATAGTTGGCGGACTTATACTGCGCTTCATTATTGTTTACGCGGGTCAGTACAGTCACTGGTCACATACAGTTTTAGGAAAATAG
- a CDS encoding MerR family transcriptional regulator, with translation MDLPLYPIRTAAKMLNISVHTLRMYEKEGLILPFKKETSHRLYSESDIDRLACIRRAINEYKISIAGIKTIYSLIPCWNITNCSDKDKANCDAFKNHSEPCWTFEHTSNICSEMICRNCQVYQQYSECGQIKESIKQITCEK, from the coding sequence CTGGATCTTCCGCTTTATCCGATACGAACTGCTGCTAAAATGCTAAACATATCTGTTCACACACTTCGAATGTATGAAAAAGAAGGATTGATTCTCCCATTCAAAAAAGAAACAAGCCACAGGCTTTATTCGGAATCTGATATTGACAGGCTTGCGTGTATTCGCAGGGCGATTAATGAATATAAAATCAGTATCGCAGGTATTAAAACAATTTACTCACTTATACCATGCTGGAATATCACCAACTGCAGTGATAAGGATAAAGCTAATTGCGATGCATTTAAAAACCATAGCGAACCCTGCTGGACTTTTGAACACACATCAAACATCTGCAGTGAAATGATATGCCGTAACTGCCAGGTTTATCAGCAATACTCCGAATGCGGGCAAATTAAAGAAAGCATAAAACAAATCACGTGTGAAAAATGA
- a CDS encoding 4Fe-4S dicluster domain-containing protein: MARLVMVIDTRKCVGCMDCVVACKTENNVPEGFNRDWITTEVLGKSPNLQMEIRSERCNHCDNPPCVYCCPTGASHIHDYGGVILVEHELCIGCKACLASCPYDARFIHPDGYADKCTFCIHRVEKGMNPACVDVCPTHCMYFGDIDDPESRVSKLISTRKYHTNIPEAGTKPQIYYLT; encoded by the coding sequence ATGGCAAGACTCGTAATGGTTATTGATACCCGTAAATGCGTTGGATGTATGGATTGTGTTGTTGCGTGCAAAACTGAGAACAATGTTCCGGAAGGATTTAACAGGGACTGGATTACAACTGAAGTTTTAGGAAAGAGTCCCAATCTTCAAATGGAAATAAGATCAGAACGATGTAATCACTGTGATAACCCGCCTTGCGTTTACTGCTGTCCAACAGGTGCAAGCCATATTCACGATTACGGCGGAGTTATTCTTGTTGAACACGAGTTGTGTATAGGCTGTAAAGCCTGCCTCGCATCCTGCCCTTATGATGCACGTTTTATTCATCCTGATGGATATGCGGATAAATGTACATTCTGTATTCACAGGGTGGAAAAAGGTATGAACCCTGCTTGTGTCGATGTATGTCCAACACACTGTATGTACTTCGGCGACATAGATGATCCTGAAAGCAGGGTGAGCAAGCTGATCAGTACAAGAAAATATCATACAAATATTCCGGAAGCCGGAACAAAACCACAGATTTATTATTTGACATAA